Proteins encoded together in one Planctomyces sp. SH-PL14 window:
- a CDS encoding cupin domain-containing protein: MQTGFIDLARLTPISPVPGCRMRTPFGQNLMLSYLEMDNGAEVPLHHHPHEQGGILIRGRLQLTIGDETRVVEAGSLFLIPSNVPHRAVAIDGPATVLDVFSPVREDYAELTNRYIPPLEAPAG, from the coding sequence ATGCAAACCGGCTTCATCGACCTCGCCCGCCTGACCCCCATCTCGCCCGTCCCCGGCTGCCGGATGCGGACGCCGTTCGGGCAGAACCTCATGCTCTCCTACTTGGAGATGGACAACGGCGCCGAAGTCCCCCTCCACCACCACCCGCATGAGCAGGGAGGCATCCTCATCCGCGGCCGCCTCCAGCTCACGATCGGCGACGAGACCCGCGTCGTTGAAGCCGGATCGCTCTTCCTGATCCCCTCCAACGTCCCGCACCGCGCCGTGGCGATCGACGGCCCCGCCACGGTCCTCGATGTCTTCAGCCCCGTCCGCGAAGACTACGCCGAGCTCACGAACCGCTACATCCCGCCGCTCGAAGCCCCCGCCGGTTAG
- a CDS encoding DUF1552 domain-containing protein, whose product MSLARTIDRRAFLRGLGGAALALPVLDAMGAEAAANVPRRFCALYTANGMSLPRHEHGIDEWSWFPTAEKDGQFVFGKSTEPLSPFRHQLSFLGGLHHPSGPKADPHVCSDMWLTGAPLHNPKPGTYNSAGIDQVVAQHTKQHCRQPSLVLSIDAGTGFLSRTGTISYSLEGRPIPAENSPRRVFDRLFRSDRSSIQSEREALKKRIKLVDAVAESARDFNRQLGRSDRERMEQYLTSLSEVESRLIASEKWIDIPLKSQDSSHLDLTVTNESEPALYYRNMFDLIALAFDADITRSVTFMLNREDGMGISDTFPIKLGLSQTHHSLSHAGDKDGQLAFAKYDLFLSEQIAGFLSRLSEYRDRDGTVLDNTVVLYGSGASTTHNPRNLPTLVAGGNRLGLRHGQFWKGNDARMSNLYLGILRSLDIPAESFADSTGTLDGSIFRA is encoded by the coding sequence ATGAGTCTGGCCCGCACCATCGACCGTCGTGCGTTCCTGCGAGGTCTCGGGGGAGCGGCGCTCGCCCTTCCGGTGCTCGACGCCATGGGGGCCGAGGCCGCCGCGAACGTCCCCCGCCGGTTCTGCGCCCTCTACACCGCCAACGGGATGTCGCTCCCGCGGCACGAGCACGGCATTGACGAATGGAGCTGGTTCCCGACCGCCGAGAAGGACGGCCAGTTCGTCTTCGGCAAGTCGACCGAGCCGCTCAGCCCCTTCCGCCACCAGCTCAGCTTCCTCGGCGGCCTGCACCATCCGAGCGGACCGAAGGCGGACCCGCACGTCTGCTCCGACATGTGGCTCACCGGGGCCCCGCTGCATAACCCGAAGCCCGGGACCTACAACTCGGCCGGTATCGACCAGGTGGTCGCCCAGCACACCAAGCAGCACTGCCGCCAGCCGTCGCTCGTGCTGTCGATCGACGCCGGGACGGGGTTCCTCTCCCGGACCGGGACGATCTCCTACAGCCTGGAAGGGCGGCCGATCCCGGCGGAGAACAGTCCACGGCGGGTGTTCGACCGGCTCTTCCGCAGCGACCGTTCATCGATCCAGTCGGAGCGGGAGGCCCTCAAGAAGCGGATCAAGCTCGTCGACGCCGTGGCCGAGAGCGCCCGGGACTTCAACCGGCAGCTCGGCCGGTCCGACCGCGAGCGGATGGAGCAGTACCTGACATCGCTGAGCGAAGTGGAGTCGCGGCTCATTGCCTCCGAGAAGTGGATCGACATTCCGCTGAAGTCCCAGGACTCGTCGCATCTCGATCTCACGGTCACGAACGAGAGCGAGCCGGCCCTTTACTACCGGAACATGTTCGACCTGATTGCCCTGGCCTTCGACGCCGACATCACCCGGAGCGTGACTTTCATGCTGAACCGGGAGGACGGGATGGGGATCAGCGACACGTTCCCGATCAAGCTCGGCCTGTCGCAGACGCATCACTCCCTCTCGCACGCGGGGGACAAGGACGGGCAGCTCGCTTTCGCCAAGTACGACCTGTTCCTCAGCGAGCAGATCGCCGGGTTCCTCAGCCGTTTGAGCGAGTACCGCGACCGGGACGGGACGGTCCTCGACAACACGGTCGTCCTCTACGGCAGTGGCGCGAGCACGACCCACAATCCGCGCAACCTGCCGACGCTGGTCGCCGGGGGGAACAGGCTGGGGCTGCGGCACGGGCAGTTCTGGAAGGGGAACGACGCGCGGATGTCGAACCTGTATCTCGGCATCCTGCGTTCGCTCGATATCCCGGCGGAGTCGTTTGCCGACAGCACGGGGACGCTCGACGGGTCGATCTTCCGTGCGTGA
- a CDS encoding DUF1592 domain-containing protein: MTSPPLRLLPLFLLIALAAPVASRAEDAAALARSFDEHVGPFLKQNCIRCHSVDEMMSGIRVDHLDTTLADQQLKLWEGIRRQVASRAMPPEDEPQPTDAERTAFLNWIEQGLDIARSRPTPKNGGARRLTVAQYRNTLRELLLLDDELTDILPPDAVSKDGFVNNQETLALSPLLIEAYLEIAERALDRCIVDPASRPTIQRFKVELGRTINPAPCPDKLILGADSLLLDNADFVVTEPAIKKPFPFAPFAMQTKFRFIEGYQGNDTVRGWREYDSIYHAVFACMRGTHGYPKGRAYETVPEGLLLRPAIPSGEIFGVESTYGPRANFKISLRELPDDGRFRVTVTAAKYDDGLILDAGASLRPLADDGAPTAGQVLVPQPNGPVEAKIPAAGIYQVDVHKAAPGADEEPEKPHDLTLTLGNRHFSGLLSQPAFLVARLPAGPLPVTAVSAGKAALERIVLTPLPAEDEVAGRFVQFEKRLPQLGVHLGLRRDCGSTLAPVGEPVTVPGTELATFVFEGAIRNFPSPDVEKDNVNYLAGIREIGVRSEYTDGRDMPRLLIRSVEFEGPYYDTWPPPSHMRIFGSAAPYPGGPLEEDNAAAWRILHDFASRAFRRAAQQEDVNPLFKVYVNAGGKFRDNVRDALLVGLTSPKFLMLVENSQGPEPEPLDGQELASKLSYFLWNGPPDVQTVELGAFGGLRESLDSEMDRLIADPRFDRFVEEFGSQWLALDKFAVLEPDRKRFPKLTRDARTQLRREPVEFLRHLFRENLPARNLIASEFVVANEVVASYYDLGDRSESGFEFAAIPHGRRDLGGLLTQPAILAGLSDGREANPIKRGAWIARRLVAEPPDDPPPNVPMVKEDPKLSLRERLEVHRNQTGCVQCHTKIDPWGLPLEEFDAGGRRKTEAVDARSTLPDGAKVAGFDDLRTHLAHARLDQVAFSLLKHLQTYANGRTLSYAELATLKQDAVRLRREGYRMRDLLRYVVHSPMFLEK, encoded by the coding sequence ATGACCTCCCCTCCCCTTCGGCTCCTGCCGCTGTTTCTTCTGATAGCGCTCGCAGCTCCCGTCGCTAGTCGGGCGGAGGATGCGGCCGCGCTCGCTCGCAGCTTCGACGAACACGTCGGACCGTTCCTCAAGCAGAACTGCATCCGCTGCCACAGCGTCGACGAAATGATGTCCGGCATCCGCGTCGATCACCTCGACACCACCCTCGCCGACCAACAGCTCAAACTCTGGGAAGGCATCCGCCGCCAGGTCGCCAGCCGGGCCATGCCCCCCGAAGACGAACCTCAACCCACCGACGCCGAACGGACAGCGTTCCTCAACTGGATCGAACAAGGCCTCGACATCGCCCGCTCGCGGCCCACACCCAAGAACGGCGGCGCCCGCCGGCTGACCGTTGCCCAATACCGCAACACACTCCGAGAGCTCCTGCTCCTCGACGACGAACTGACCGACATCCTCCCCCCGGACGCGGTCTCCAAGGACGGCTTCGTCAACAACCAGGAAACCCTCGCCCTCTCCCCTCTCCTCATCGAGGCCTACCTCGAAATCGCCGAACGGGCCCTCGACCGCTGCATCGTCGATCCCGCATCCCGGCCCACGATCCAGAGGTTCAAGGTCGAACTCGGACGGACGATCAACCCGGCCCCGTGCCCGGACAAGCTGATCCTGGGCGCCGACAGCCTGCTCCTCGACAACGCGGATTTCGTCGTCACCGAGCCTGCCATCAAAAAGCCATTCCCGTTCGCTCCCTTCGCGATGCAGACGAAGTTCCGGTTCATCGAGGGCTACCAGGGAAACGACACAGTCCGCGGCTGGCGGGAGTACGACAGCATCTACCACGCGGTCTTCGCCTGCATGCGGGGAACGCACGGCTATCCCAAGGGGCGTGCCTACGAGACCGTTCCCGAGGGACTGCTCCTCCGGCCGGCGATTCCGAGCGGCGAGATCTTCGGCGTCGAAAGCACCTATGGCCCGCGGGCGAACTTCAAGATCTCGCTGCGGGAGCTCCCCGACGACGGACGCTTTCGCGTGACGGTCACCGCCGCAAAGTACGACGACGGCCTGATCCTCGATGCCGGCGCCTCGCTGCGGCCACTGGCAGACGACGGCGCACCGACGGCGGGCCAGGTCCTCGTCCCGCAGCCCAACGGGCCGGTCGAAGCGAAAATTCCCGCCGCCGGGATCTACCAGGTGGACGTCCACAAGGCGGCTCCCGGCGCCGACGAAGAGCCCGAGAAGCCGCACGACCTGACGCTCACGCTGGGGAACCGGCACTTCTCCGGACTGCTGAGCCAGCCGGCGTTCCTCGTGGCCCGGCTGCCGGCAGGCCCGCTACCGGTCACCGCTGTCTCGGCCGGGAAGGCGGCGCTGGAGCGGATCGTCCTCACGCCTCTCCCCGCGGAGGACGAAGTCGCGGGGAGGTTCGTCCAGTTCGAGAAGCGTCTGCCGCAGTTGGGAGTCCACCTCGGCCTGCGGCGGGACTGCGGCAGCACGCTTGCGCCGGTCGGCGAGCCCGTGACGGTGCCGGGAACCGAACTGGCGACGTTCGTCTTCGAGGGAGCGATCCGCAACTTCCCGAGCCCGGACGTCGAGAAGGACAACGTCAACTATCTCGCCGGTATCCGCGAGATCGGCGTCCGGAGCGAGTACACCGACGGCCGCGACATGCCGCGGCTCCTCATCCGCTCCGTCGAGTTCGAAGGCCCGTACTACGACACCTGGCCGCCGCCGTCGCACATGAGGATCTTCGGTTCGGCGGCTCCGTACCCAGGCGGCCCGCTCGAAGAGGACAACGCGGCGGCCTGGCGAATCCTTCACGACTTCGCCTCAAGAGCGTTTCGCCGGGCAGCACAGCAGGAAGACGTCAATCCTCTCTTCAAGGTCTACGTCAACGCGGGAGGAAAGTTCCGAGACAACGTGCGCGACGCGCTCCTTGTGGGGCTGACGTCCCCGAAGTTCCTGATGCTCGTCGAGAACAGCCAGGGCCCCGAGCCGGAGCCCCTGGACGGTCAGGAGCTTGCTTCCAAGCTGTCGTACTTCCTCTGGAACGGGCCGCCCGACGTTCAGACCGTTGAACTCGGGGCATTCGGCGGGCTGCGGGAGTCGCTCGACTCCGAGATGGACCGCCTGATCGCCGATCCGCGGTTCGACCGCTTCGTCGAGGAATTCGGCTCCCAGTGGCTCGCGCTCGACAAGTTCGCCGTCCTGGAACCGGACCGGAAGCGATTCCCGAAGCTGACGCGCGACGCCCGGACTCAGCTGCGGCGGGAGCCCGTGGAATTCCTGAGGCACCTGTTCCGGGAGAACCTCCCGGCGCGGAATCTGATCGCCTCCGAGTTTGTGGTCGCCAATGAAGTGGTCGCCAGCTATTACGACTTGGGAGACCGGAGCGAAAGCGGCTTCGAGTTCGCGGCGATCCCTCACGGTCGGAGGGACCTGGGCGGCCTGCTGACCCAGCCGGCAATCCTTGCGGGCCTCTCCGACGGACGCGAGGCAAACCCGATCAAGCGCGGGGCCTGGATCGCCCGCCGGCTCGTGGCCGAGCCTCCCGACGACCCGCCGCCGAACGTCCCGATGGTGAAGGAAGACCCGAAGCTTTCGCTCCGGGAGCGGCTGGAAGTCCACCGCAACCAGACCGGCTGCGTCCAGTGCCACACCAAGATCGACCCGTGGGGCCTGCCGCTGGAAGAGTTCGACGCCGGGGGCCGCCGGAAAACCGAAGCGGTCGACGCCCGCTCGACGCTGCCGGACGGCGCGAAGGTGGCCGGCTTCGACGACCTGCGGACCCATCTCGCCCACGCCCGGCTCGACCAGGTCGCCTTCAGCCTCCTGAAGCACCTGCAGACCTACGCCAACGGCCGGACGTTGTCCTACGCCGAACTCGCCACGCTCAAGCAGGACGCCGTGCGGCTCCGCCGAGAGGGGTATCGGATGCGCGATCTACTGCGGTATGTTGTCCACAGTCCGATGTTTCTGGAGAAGTAG
- a CDS encoding serine/threonine protein kinase — protein sequence MLQFLKNLFQSKPKVQKLDIRRRFELIGRIGQGSMSKVWRAKDSLTGKVVALKVLDGPKTARLEQKFAQMGVQRPTEGEISLTLRHPNIVHTYEHGVTTENEQFLVMEFIDGVSLSYLVDVQNARMKDHCLSYCIQLGTALEYLHKQLWIHRDLCPRNVVVTPDDVVKLIDFGLMVPNTEEFRRPGNRTGTAMYMAPELIKRQTTDERIDVFSYAVTCFEMFTKQLPWRAGDTLESVLQHINSPPKDLKKLRPDLTDGVVHAIMKGLERDPRDRWPSMKAMVDELRKEAEG from the coding sequence ATGCTTCAGTTCCTCAAGAACCTGTTTCAAAGCAAACCCAAAGTCCAGAAGCTCGACATCCGCCGGCGGTTCGAGCTCATCGGACGGATCGGGCAGGGGAGCATGTCCAAGGTCTGGCGGGCCAAGGACTCGCTGACCGGCAAGGTCGTCGCCCTCAAAGTCCTCGACGGACCGAAGACCGCCCGCCTCGAACAGAAGTTCGCCCAGATGGGGGTCCAACGACCCACGGAGGGCGAGATCTCCCTCACGCTACGCCACCCCAACATTGTCCACACTTACGAGCACGGGGTCACGACCGAGAACGAACAGTTCCTCGTCATGGAGTTCATCGATGGCGTCAGCCTCAGCTACCTCGTCGACGTCCAGAACGCCCGGATGAAGGACCACTGCCTCTCCTACTGCATCCAGCTCGGCACCGCCCTCGAGTACCTCCACAAACAACTCTGGATCCACCGCGACCTCTGCCCGCGGAACGTCGTCGTCACGCCGGACGACGTCGTGAAGCTGATCGACTTCGGCCTGATGGTCCCCAACACGGAAGAGTTCCGCCGCCCCGGCAACCGGACGGGGACCGCCATGTACATGGCCCCCGAACTCATCAAGCGGCAGACGACCGACGAGCGGATCGACGTGTTCTCCTACGCGGTCACCTGCTTCGAGATGTTCACCAAGCAGCTCCCGTGGCGCGCGGGAGACACCCTCGAATCGGTCCTGCAGCACATCAACAGCCCGCCCAAGGACCTCAAGAAGCTTCGCCCCGACCTGACCGACGGAGTGGTCCACGCGATCATGAAGGGCCTGGAACGCGACCCCCGCGACCGCTGGCCGTCGATGAAGGCGATGGTGGATGAGTTGAGGAAAGAGGCTGAAGGCTGA
- a CDS encoding DUF1571 domain-containing protein, with product MWKRFWRSENRLANVTASLLLAAAFGLMGLLDDPVPVGADPIERKTAAAFTLPILPSMASASLAQMPIAEPIRVAAAVDLPVPGGLGVAAPGTLVPVPEPDAKTLTGKWGLQMNVMILQRGIEKFAAAPYYKCKFFKQEVVGGSLLEGQDIDLKMGHAPFSVYMKWRSGDKGRQVIYVDGQNENCLLCQPGGIAGRLSGTLRMAINSDLVMAENRHPITQVGIVGLARKIIDAQVRNLQESIPTLCQFTEDATFEDRPCFRCVCEYVNPAHSEIYRKSEMLVDREMSLPVMVKNFGWGEKGKPLTDENSLIEHYSYTEIEVSDAMSPTDFDPKNKKYYMRLK from the coding sequence ATGTGGAAACGGTTCTGGCGCTCGGAAAACCGGCTGGCCAATGTGACGGCCTCCCTGCTGCTCGCCGCGGCGTTCGGCCTGATGGGACTCCTCGATGATCCCGTCCCGGTCGGGGCCGACCCGATCGAGCGCAAGACGGCAGCCGCCTTCACGCTCCCCATCCTGCCGTCCATGGCCTCCGCCAGCCTGGCTCAGATGCCCATTGCGGAACCGATCCGCGTCGCGGCGGCAGTCGACCTCCCCGTCCCCGGCGGACTCGGCGTCGCCGCTCCCGGCACGCTGGTTCCCGTCCCCGAGCCCGACGCGAAGACGCTGACGGGCAAGTGGGGCCTGCAGATGAACGTCATGATCCTGCAGCGCGGGATCGAGAAGTTCGCCGCGGCTCCCTACTACAAGTGCAAGTTCTTCAAGCAGGAAGTCGTCGGCGGCTCGCTCCTCGAAGGACAGGACATCGACCTCAAGATGGGTCACGCCCCCTTCAGCGTCTACATGAAGTGGCGTTCGGGCGACAAAGGCCGGCAGGTCATCTACGTCGATGGCCAGAATGAGAACTGCCTTCTGTGCCAGCCCGGCGGCATCGCGGGCCGCCTCTCCGGCACCCTCCGGATGGCGATCAACAGCGACCTCGTCATGGCTGAGAACCGCCACCCGATCACACAGGTCGGCATCGTGGGACTGGCCCGCAAGATCATCGACGCCCAGGTCCGCAACCTGCAGGAATCGATCCCCACGCTGTGCCAGTTCACGGAAGACGCGACGTTCGAAGACCGTCCCTGCTTCCGCTGCGTCTGCGAGTACGTGAACCCGGCACACAGCGAAATTTATCGCAAGTCCGAGATGCTCGTGGACCGAGAAATGTCCCTGCCGGTGATGGTGAAGAACTTCGGATGGGGAGAAAAAGGAAAACCGCTCACCGACGAAAATTCCCTCATCGAACACTACTCGTATACCGAAATTGAAGTCAGCGACGCGATGAGCCCGACGGACTTCGACCCCAAGAACAAGAAGTACTACATGCGACTCAAGTAG
- a CDS encoding sulfatase, translating into MHRRLYLCVPILAALVLALGPATYAADRPNILWISSEDNGPHLGCYGDPDARTPNLDALAQRSALYLNCWSNAPVCAPARTAIITGMYPPSLGAEHMRSLVKVPADLKLWPQLLREAGYYCSNNVKEDYNVEKPGQVWSDSSKTAHWKKRNPGQPFFAVFNFTTTHESQVRLRPHNFVHDPKTVQIPGYHPDLPETREAWAQYHDQMTLMDEQAGKILDELRADGLEEDTIVFYWGDHGPGLPRCKRSACNSGLRVPLIVHIPEKFRGLAPKGYEAGAKLDRLVEFVDFGPTVLNLAGISAPATCQGRPFLGQYSSNERDYLHGFRGRMDERYDLVRSVRDKRYVYVHNFHPELPAGQHNAYMFETPMTIAWRKAFDAKTLAPEHARFFEPRETEELYDLESDPWELKNLAADRAHAATLTRLRAACLMWMGQIKDVGLVPEADLVLRAGPKSYYEFGHDESYPSAEVIKAADVATRGTDAATLRGLLNSPDSTVRYWGMMGVLIHVRNPNGEILREVEQRLTDKSPSVRIVAAETLLRRGPRVTHDGALLMLIKQADAGQNGLFSSVAALNAIDNLGPLAAGTHREIAKLPRVAPGASPRMKDYIDRLLRHILGEKPLPG; encoded by the coding sequence ATGCATCGACGCCTCTATCTCTGCGTTCCGATCCTGGCCGCCCTCGTCCTCGCCCTCGGCCCGGCCACCTACGCCGCCGACCGCCCCAACATCCTCTGGATCTCCAGCGAAGACAACGGCCCACACCTCGGCTGCTACGGCGACCCGGACGCCCGGACGCCAAACCTCGACGCCCTCGCCCAGCGCAGCGCCCTCTACCTCAACTGCTGGTCCAACGCCCCCGTCTGCGCCCCCGCCCGCACCGCCATCATCACCGGCATGTACCCCCCCTCCCTCGGAGCGGAACACATGCGGAGCCTCGTCAAAGTCCCCGCCGATCTGAAGCTCTGGCCGCAGCTTCTTCGCGAGGCCGGCTACTACTGTTCGAATAACGTCAAAGAGGACTACAACGTCGAAAAGCCCGGACAGGTCTGGAGCGACTCCAGCAAGACGGCCCACTGGAAGAAGCGCAACCCCGGCCAGCCCTTCTTTGCCGTCTTCAACTTCACGACGACGCACGAAAGCCAGGTCCGCCTTCGGCCTCACAACTTCGTCCACGACCCCAAGACGGTCCAGATCCCCGGCTACCATCCCGACCTCCCCGAAACCCGCGAGGCCTGGGCTCAGTACCACGATCAGATGACGCTGATGGACGAGCAGGCGGGGAAGATCCTCGACGAGCTCCGCGCCGACGGTCTGGAAGAAGACACCATCGTCTTCTACTGGGGAGACCACGGCCCGGGCCTGCCGCGCTGCAAACGCTCGGCCTGCAACTCAGGCCTCCGCGTCCCGCTCATCGTCCACATCCCGGAGAAGTTCCGCGGCCTCGCCCCCAAAGGCTATGAGGCCGGGGCAAAGCTCGACCGGCTCGTCGAGTTCGTCGACTTCGGTCCCACGGTCCTCAACCTCGCCGGCATCTCCGCCCCGGCCACGTGCCAGGGGCGGCCGTTCCTCGGTCAATACTCGTCGAACGAACGGGACTACCTCCACGGCTTCCGCGGCCGGATGGACGAGCGGTACGACCTCGTCCGCTCGGTGCGGGACAAGCGGTACGTCTACGTCCACAACTTCCATCCGGAACTGCCGGCGGGCCAGCACAACGCCTACATGTTCGAAACGCCGATGACGATCGCATGGCGAAAGGCGTTCGATGCCAAGACGCTCGCGCCGGAGCACGCCCGGTTCTTCGAGCCGCGTGAAACCGAGGAGTTGTACGACCTCGAGTCCGACCCCTGGGAGCTCAAGAACCTGGCGGCCGATCGGGCCCACGCCGCCACGCTGACCCGGCTGCGGGCGGCGTGCCTGATGTGGATGGGCCAGATCAAGGACGTGGGCCTCGTCCCGGAGGCGGACCTCGTTCTGCGGGCCGGCCCGAAGTCCTATTACGAGTTCGGCCACGACGAGTCCTATCCGTCGGCCGAAGTCATCAAGGCGGCGGACGTGGCGACCCGCGGAACCGACGCGGCGACGCTGCGAGGATTGCTGAACTCCCCCGACAGCACGGTCCGGTACTGGGGGATGATGGGAGTGCTGATCCACGTCCGGAACCCGAACGGCGAGATCCTGCGCGAGGTCGAGCAGCGGCTCACCGACAAGTCGCCCAGCGTGCGGATCGTCGCGGCGGAGACGTTGCTCCGCCGGGGCCCCAGGGTGACGCACGACGGGGCGCTCCTGATGCTGATCAAGCAGGCGGACGCGGGGCAGAACGGACTGTTCTCCTCGGTCGCGGCCCTGAACGCGATCGACAACCTCGGCCCGCTGGCGGCGGGGACACACCGGGAGATCGCAAAGCTCCCGCGGGTCGCCCCCGGCGCGAGTCCGCGGATGAAGGACTACATCGACCGTTTGCTGCGGCACATCCTGGGAGAGAAGCCGCTGCCGGGGTAG